In Spinacia oleracea cultivar Varoflay chromosome 5, BTI_SOV_V1, whole genome shotgun sequence, a single window of DNA contains:
- the LOC110787266 gene encoding uncharacterized protein isoform X2, with translation MNSRDATLISSATLIGAVASAIVIRFFFNNNPKPRHRHKSSSKSPNSNGHTLSSPPPSPFDPSKRQGYLSWDDYFMAIAFLSAQRSKDPNRQVGACLVSQNGVILGIGYNGFPRGCSDDKLPWAKKSKSEDPLETKYPYVCHAEVNAILNTNHASAAGQKLYVTMFPCNECAKIIIQVRKHQPQMDQINIKFEEP, from the exons ATGAACTCAAGAGATGCAACTTTGATCTCATCAGCTACTTTAATCGGTGCTGTTGCGTCTGCCATTGTTATCCGCTTTTTCTTCAACAACAACCCTAAGCCGCGGCACCGCCATAAATCTTCCTCCAAATCCCCTAATTCAAACGGACACACACTTTCTTCTCCTCCTCCTTCTCCTTTCGATCCTTCCAAGCGCCAAGG GTACTTATCTTGGGATGATTATTTTATGGCCATTGCTTTCCTTTCTGCTCAGCGCTCCAAAGACCCGAATCGTCAG GTTGGTGCTTGCTTGGTTAGCCAAAATGGTGTAATACTTG GCATTGGCTATAATGGATTTCCACGAGGTTGTTCTGATGACAAGCTTCCATGGGCAAAG AAGTCGAAAAGTGAAGATCCTTTGGAGACTAAGTATCC GTATGTTTGTCACGCTGAAGTGAATGCAATTCTCAACACAAACCATGCATCTGCTGCAGGACAG AAACTTTATGTTACGATGTTCCCATGCAACGAATGTGCTAAAATAATTATTCAG